A region of the Apium graveolens cultivar Ventura chromosome 6, ASM990537v1, whole genome shotgun sequence genome:
AGCTGCAAAAGTAATGGAGATTCTAGCAATTTTCGAACATGCATCTGGTCAAAAAATAAACACTAGTAAGTCTAGTGTCTTCTTCAGTCGTAATGTACAACAAGAAACCAAGAAGGCAGTGTTAGAAGTTCTGGGGTTTCATGAAGCTGGCTTGAACAGTTAATATCTCGGGCTGCCTAATTATATGAGTAAAAATAAAACGGCAGTTTTGGGGTACCTGAAAGATCGAGTTCGTAATAGAATTCAAAGCTGGGATGGTAGTTTATTAAATAAGTGTGGCAAAGAAATTCTTCTGAAGACAGTAACCCAATCAATACCCAACTATGCAATGTCCGTCTTCTTACTGCCTCTAGAAATGTGCGAGGATATGGAAAAGATGATGTGCAAATACTGGTGGAAATCAGGGAAAAAAGAGAAGAATATCCATTGGATGAGCTGGAAGTGGATGTGTGCTTCGAAGTTCCATGGAGGCCTGGGTTTTAGACACCTGCATGAGTTCAATGTTGCCTTACTGGGAGCAGGGCTGGCACCTGGTCACAAACCCAAATGGGTTGGTAGCAAGGATTTTCAAAGCAAAATATTTTCCAAATGACAGCTTCCTCAGTGCTAAGTTGGGAGCAAGCCCAAGTTTTGTATGGCGGAGTGTTTTGGCAGCCCAGCATATTTTAAGACAGGGTTTGGGTCGCAGGGTAGGAGATGGAAACTCGGTACAGATTCTAAATGAGCCATGGCTGCCGAGTATTGATAACCCGTACGTGTCAACGGAGAGTACAGATATTGAAGGTCATACAGTATCAATGTTGATGGCACCAAATGAAAGAAAATGGGATGAAGATCTAGTTAAGCATTTGTTTACTCAGAGAGATGTCAATCTCATTTTAGCTACTCCTTTATCAGACAACATTGAAGACAGTTGGTACTGGAGGAAGGAAAAGTCTGGGAATTTTTCGGTGAAGACGGCGTATACACTAATTCAAGAATCAAAGCCCATGGTAAATCAATGTGGCTCTTCTCGTTTCTGGAAACGGATGTGGAGCCTGACAATACCCCCAAAAATCAAATCTTTATGTGGAGGGCTGTAACGGGGTGTCTCCCAACAAAAGAAATGCTATGTATAAAGCAGGTGAGTATTAACGTAGCATGTGCTTTGTGTAATAGGGAAGCTGAGAGCACGAGTCATGTTTTACTGGACTGCTCTTTCGCCAGATGTTGCTGGGAAATAGTCGAGGTCTCTACAGATGATACTCCTCATACTTCTTTTACTGAATGGGCCCTGAATGTATTTGATAAGTGGGATGCTACTAAGCGTCAGATTGGTGCCATGCTGTGTTGGACAATCTGGAATTGCAGAAACAACCTAATATGGAACCAGAAAAGTACGGAAGTGCAGGAAGCCGTGTATTCAGCTAGAATGGTTCTTAGTCAGTGGAAAGAAGCTCAAGACAGGTTTTTCGACAAGTCATGGGGATTGTTAAACCCAGATGACGGTGATGAGCTATGGTCCCCTCCAAATGAAAATAAGACTAAGATTAATACTGATGCTGCGGTTTTTGAAGCTTCAAATAGGTATAGTTTCGCGTTTGCTGCAAGAAACCACAAAGGTGAATTGATTGAAGCAAGGTCCAGCTGTAAAGAAGGGTGTATTACTCCAGAGTGTGCCGAAGCAATGGGGATTAGAGAAGCTTTGAGCTGGATCAAAGACGAGCAACTGAAGGATGTAGTAGTTGAAACGGATTGTTTAGTTGCTGTCCAGGCAATCCGTGGCCGCGAAGCAATGTCATCATACTTTGGCATTCTGATTCAGGATTGCAGAAATCTCCTGAAGGAGGTAAAAAACAAAGGTGTTTACCTTAAATTTGTAAAGCGTTCTGCGAATAACCTAGCCCACGCTTTTGCAAGCTGTAGTTATTCTGTAGCTGATCGCATCTGGAGGACTAATGAAGTCTCTCAAGATATAATCCATGTACTCGAACAAGATTTGAAGTAATGAAAGTCTATTTTCTTcttggcaaaaaaaaaaaaagaggcGGGCATATTCATACCAGGAACAACCTTTTTTAACACCTGTAATAGCTCTCCGAATGCAGACTCGGTTACTCTGTTTAAATACTTTTAATGGTACAGCCTAACTAAAAAACTTAATTGCGATAAATTCTTGCAACCAGGGTAGAGGGGCTGTTTTCCATCATCGACAAGTCAATAAAATTTTTGGGCATCTGCATTTGGTCCCATGTTATCGTGTGTCACATCTAACATCTCATCAAGATTATCTCTGAATCCGGGATTTGGTTCGAAATCCATATTATCGGTTTTGTCTACCAATAAAGTAACATCATAAATCCACTTAACGAATGACAATGCTGGTCCACTGCATATCAGGTGACTCTCAACATCACCGGCAGACCACCAGAAGCGATTTTCACATTTACGACAAGGGCACTTTATTTCTTCTCCAGTAGCGTAATTGGCCATCGCTTTCTTCACAAACAATTTCACTCCATCGATATAATATTTGGTATACTTGGGAAGATTTAActattattcccaaacaatgaaacaagaattacagaagggggttgaatgtaattctagcttttttttctgattttaaaaatattctaacttaatatataactgtgtttgatttcgcaagaagtgcggaatgaaagtaaaatagaaatcaaaacacaaggctttaaaaatttctggtggatttgaacttatccaccagatatatatatatatatatatatatatatatataaagatgagaactctgtgatgcttgaatagcacacagctgcttacaagagaacttaTAGAATTACAGCGAGATTCTTAACAaatacagctttatctatctctctgaaaaattATGCTtacttagttagttgttctacttgctaaacttggtttatatatccccaagatacatgataaaaagacaaactaataagacaaaatgaatctagtctaatatcatgcttcttcacttctctttccagcatccttaaatatcttcagtttagcatggaaatagaaatgcttctttgttctctaaatcctgctaacaggctgccacattccaattgcatacaatcaacgcatatgactgtcaaatcactatcaactgctcttttgaatttgaacatccgttcAGACTTCATtgaattatccgttgaaactgtgGATGATCATCTATTGATACTTTGACTGATCATCCGGTGAAGCTTTGTAGATCATCCATTGAAGGTTTAtttgagcatccgttgaagctttgtaaatcatccgttgagactattttcttgacagttaactccatttcatttatacaagatttcaaggcatcatctatttataattaaccaacctCTCTTGCATATTAATCTATTACTCAACATGACTTTAATTATTCTCAAAGGTCTAGTTCACTAAGCAATTTAagtatgcaaaaatgtgctactaatcttattgtgcataagctactctttcaatggatgctgaaatgatcatctgttgaaagctacaaattacacttaaataaaatctattaagtgttttgttcaagttatcatcaagtacacaacatattcctaacattaaCCAAGTATGACCTTTCTCTGTCATACCTACCTACTATAAACATGTATACTATTAGCCATATAGCCTACATATATGATACCCTGCACCTAGACGCTCGACTATCATAACAGAGCAAGTAATTATGCTCCGTCGGCATTTGGATAATCATTTATCAAATAGTCTTGGGGGTTTATTTTTTTTACGTTTAcctaattaactaaataaatttataaacAATATTAATATTAACCTAAACATATAGGAAATTAGCAGGCCTATCTCTGATCAATTACCTAAACTATAATCAATTACGGTACTCAACTATTCATAATAATCATATTAAGCTCGGTGCTCCTTTGATCCAACAGAATCAGACTACCTCTTATCAATCGCATACATGACATATTTTGTGTTTACAAGGCAATATTAATTTATAAACACAATAAATCATAATTCACAAAACATATATAAACTATTAAAAATAAcctaaataaataatcaataattaGCAGGCCTTAACATATATTTACTCTATTAGCAGGCCTAATTATATAGtcataatttataaataatatattacaACTAATTACATGTCATCGATAGCAGTCATAATTTTGTGTCGTAGGTCACAAAATTGAAAGGatccaaaaatcaaatcaaaaccAAAGCAATATATAGGAATAGGCCCGCTACACCTGTACCTATATATCTTATTATTATCTAGGCACGTTTTTTATATCTTACTCTAATTACTACTACTGTTACGGTATTACTGCTATTATTACACTTCTTATATTTTACTCAGAGAAACAATACTCAGATTTTACGTCATTTGGTCAATTTCTTATATTATACTTACTATTCAATTTTACATTTATCAAGAAACTTTTAACTTTTCACACTTGCAAAGGCCAGTTTTCCCATAATTCGCATTTACATGATTAACAGTTGCAATGCCTATTGAAGGAAATGCCTACTCATGTGTACAGACTTGAATATTTACAAAAATCCATCCAACATTCTTATAAGCAATATATTCATagcatatatttttttaattaaaaagtATAACAAGCAAATTATAACCCAAAAACACATAGCATATATTCATGAGTCTCATTCATATACTCATGAGTCTCATTCATCAAATTTGATTAAAAAAATCTACAAATATACTCATATATTTACACATCAAAATCTATAAAAAAAATCGGCAATATTGAAAGCATTCAAATCAGAACATgcaaatataaaaaaaaaacaTATAAGCCTATTTCAAAATCAGAACATGCAAACAAAAAATAGAGAGAAACCACATATGCATATAAAAAATAGAGGAGCATACCTAATATTATATTCAAGATTGGATTGAAACCCTAATTGAAGATCCAACAGAAAACCCGATTGCAAACCCGGATTGAAACCCTAATTGCAGCCCTGATTGAGAGTCTGACCCTGATTGTAGCCCTGATTGCCCTGAAGAGAGTCTGATTGAGAGTTCACATGAGTGGGTGGGTTCGAGTGTGTGAGTGGTGAGTTCGAGTGTGTGAAAGTGAGAGGTGAGATGATATGAGCGGCGAGAGTGAgacttgttaggaatatattgtgtacttgatgataacttgaacaaaacacttaatagattttagttaagtgaatttgcagctttcaacggatgatcattttcaACATCTGTTGAAAGAGTACCTTATGTAACACTAagactagtagcacatttctgcatacttggatagcttagtgaactagatgttgtagattgttcaagtcatgttaactactagattgatatgcaagataggatagttaattgtaaatattagataccttgtaatcttgtgtaaatgaagtagagttaagtatcaagaagacagtctcaacggatgatttacaaagcttcaacggatgatcaacataagtctcgacggatgatcaaacagagtttcaacggatgatcggacaaagttccaacggatgatcaatctgagtttcaacggatgttcaaattcaaaagagcagttactagtgacttgacagtcacatgcattggttgtatgcaaatggaatgtggcagcctatttgaaggatttagagaacaaagaagcatttccatttccatgctaaacagatgatattcaaagatgctggaaagagaagtgtagcagcatgaagttagactagatatagtttgtcttattatcttgtctttttatcatgtatcttagtgatatataaaccaagtgtagcaagttgaatTGTATCCAACTTAGTAAGCAAAAAAAcctagagaaatagataaagcaaaatatttaaagaatttctctgtagttcttttgttcaacttgtaagcagctgtgtactatttgtatcacagagttctctacttaatatatatctctggtggaaaagtttaatccaccagaaagtttttaaatacttgtatttaattactttgtgatttgatttctgttatattcttattccgcactattgcaaatcaaacacaattatttatttgtagaagaatcattcttaaaatccaaaaagaagccagaattacaatcaaccccccttctgtaattcttgtttagattgtttgggaataacaattggtatcagagcaagctcttgaagaacaaagagtttaaagatcacaaaactaacaagatgagcaaaaaggatgttggagtaaagattccatttctggacaaagacaattattaccattggaaggtgaatatgcacctgcatctcctatcacaagatgaagcatatgtagACTATATAGAGAATCGACATGTCCTTATGAGAGCTGTTCCAGGAAATGAAGCATCTGTCAtaaagcctagagcagaatggtctgatccagactTTGAGCAAGTTCGAAAAGATAAAAAGGCcgtgaacattttgtttaatggtgttgatagtgacatgtttgacaacatcataaactgcaaaactgctaaggatgtttgggaaattattcaagttatatgtgatagaactgagcaggtaagggaaaaaatgcaactcttgattcaacaatatgagcattttcacagtgaagaaagtgagtcactcactaacatatttagtagatttcaaaagctactaaatgctctaaaattgcatggaagagtctatcataCTAAGGAATCAGACctcaaatttcttagatctctaccaaaggacTGGAAACCCATGACAGTCTCACTAaaaaactctcaagattacaaggaattcaccttggatagactgtatgaaattctaaagacctatgagcttgaaatagagcaagatgaaaatctagagaaaggaagaaagaaaggaggatccatagccctagttgctgagcaagaaaatgagaaggagacaaaggttgaagctATTAAATCtacaccaaaccctagagtttgtgaaggcaaaggaaaagggctagtagctgaacatgaagaccagcttagtcaagatgacatggatgacatagatgagcatcttgcttttctatccaggaggtttgccaagctcaaattcaaagaagaattttggagcaaccaagtccaacagaaacatggttgataagtccatattcaaatgtttcaagtgtggattggctggtcattttgctagtgaatgcaaaaagtctgattctggtaaaaagaagtttgaggctgttgattacaaacagaaatattttgagttactcaaacaaaagaaaagggctttcatcacacaggaaaatgactgggctggAGATGGATTAaaagaggatgaagatacaagctatgtcaatctagcacttatggccaaatcagatgaaacagaagtcagttcatcaagtaatcaggtaatcaccactaatctatcACATTTGTTCAAAGCTGAGTacaatgatgccataaatgacatgtctactgaattatatcatccgcgtgttacactcaagtctctcactaaagaaaacaataatcttaaagagaacaatatgtttttaagtgaaaaatatattgtgttagaaactcaatttgttgagtttgaaaaactgaaaAGAGAATGCAAGACTGTCAAAGATGAATTGACTGAATCtctaaagaaagaggagattttaagaaagcaacttgaacgagaacatgaagtaattaaggcatggaaatcatctagggatgtccatgctcaaattactaaagttcaaggtatagaatctttttgtgatgcagtCTGGAAAACGAataaggagaagcttgattccaatctggttgaaggactttcgACGGATGtagattcgacggatgatgaaaattatccatcgaataatcaaaaggattatccatcgaaagacaatgagtcacatccgttgagtgtaagtaaaccagttagcaaagctaagctagccagaataaatgaataatatggatcagtttctaagaactttgttccaggagaaacaagtcaagtgaaactgaacaagagagtcaatgtagggcatctgtccattaagcaattaaatgacagattgGATAAAATTGAAGTGAGAACAAaatctaaaaagaaaaataatagaaatgggaaagtaggaattaacaaacataacaactacacacctgataaatatgcaccaagaaaaatctgtgttgagtgtggtagtgttaatcatttgtctgttaattgcaaacttgctatgcctgcttccatgtctgcacctccttcattttccagtatgcctacaatgcctgtgaatgttatgcctgcacatatTTTGAATGCACAGTATggtaatatgccatttgcacaaaatccttactatgctgcatttagtatgccacaaatgtcatttagcatgccatactggaataccatgttttctcaaaatatgcctttccatgttaatcaagatgtgcatgataattctgcaatgataaatggttttaagggttctactcaattgactaaggatgaactttaagtacctaagtcaaatgaagaaaaacccaagaaacctaagaaaaaggctaacaaaacaggacccaaggaaacttcggtaccaaaattaacttgatttgattttgctgtgtgcagggaaacagaaagaatctttggtatttggatagtgggtgctcaaggcacatgactggagattctaccctgatCACTGAGctcaaggaaagagctggcccaagtatcacttttggagatgacaacaagggttatactgtgggatatggcttgatttcaaaggataatgtcatcattaaagaggttgccctagtggatggactcaagcacaatttgttgagtatcggCTAGCTTTGTGaaaagggcaactcagtaacatttatttctgaagcctgtgttgtgaccaacaagagaagcaacaaagtggttctctctggagtgagaaaaggaaatgtgtacctagctgatttcaactcatcaaatacagaatttgtcacttgtctatttaacaaggtaagtcaagatgaaagttggctatggcacaaaaaactgtcccaccttaacttcaagactatgaatgagaTAGTTAaaaaagatttggtaagaggtactcctcaagtggaattctcaaaggatggactgtgtgatgcatgtcagaaaggaaaacaaatcaaggcatcattcagaaagaagcttgattcaataattgaagaacctttacaattactgcacatggatttatttggaccaatAAACATATTGTCAATATCAAAGAAAAGGTATTGtctagtaattatggatgatttctcaaagttctcttggacatattttctcaagtccaaagatgaagctattgaaatcatcatcaatcacataagacaaatcaacaatcatcttgattttaaagtaagaagaatcatgagtgacaatggaactgagttcaagaattctgtgatgagatcattttatgaagagaatgggatcatgcatgaattaTCAGTAGCAAGAACCCCaaaacaaaatggtgtggtggataggaaaaacagatctcttattgaagctgcaaggataatgctagaagaatcaaagttaccaacatacttttgggctgaagctataaatactgcatgctacactcagaatatttctttggtcaatcacgcaaaatgcatgacaccctaccaattgttcaagaataggaagccaacactgaactttcttcatgtctttggctgtaaatgctatgtcttaagaaatcaaactgatcagcatgggaagtttgatgccaaagcagatgaaggcatttttgttggatatgctgttggaaaagcatatagagtctataatctcataaccaacattgttatggaatctgtacatgttgtgtttgatgaaaaaaagattgaaggactgcaagatggagatttccatgaaagcctcaaatttgacaatgttgagatggtttgtgaagacagtgatgatgaaagtgatcaagaaccaatgtctaaggaaaatgcagaaaaatctacaactaatgaagcacatattttaacatccgtcaaaagaccaagtgcatcatccgttggaaGATAATCTGCATCATCCTTCGAAAGgcaaaattcaacatccgttgaatcATTATTAGAAATTGAGGGCCAAtacagatcacaatcagaaaggacACCAATTActagtcaaagatccacaaactcagggagagtttcttctaatcaaaactctttcacacatcaagaca
Encoded here:
- the LOC141665702 gene encoding uncharacterized protein LOC141665702 encodes the protein MEAWVLDTCMSSMLPYWEQGWHLVTNPNGLVARIFKAKYFPNDSFLSAKLGASPSFVWRSVLAAQHILRQGLGRRVGDGNSVQILNEPWLPSIDNPYVSTESTDIEGHTVSMLMAPNERKWDEDLVKHLFTQRDVNLILATPLSDNIEDSWYWRKEKSGNFSVKTAEAESTSHVLLDCSFARCCWEIVEVSTDDTPHTSFTEWALNVFDKWDATKRQIGAMLCWTIWNCRNNLIWNQKSTEVQEAVYSARMVLSQWKEAQDRFFDKSWGLLNPDDGDELWSPPNENKTKINTDAAVFEASNRYSFAFAARNHKGELIEARSSCKEGCITPECAEAMGIREALSWIKDEQLKDVVVETDCLVAVQAIRGREAMSSYFGILIQDCRNLLKEVKNKGVYLKFVKRSANNLAHAFASCSYSVADRIWRTNEVSQDIIHVLEQDLK